CCAAGCTGTTGTATTTGCTGTAGGTCCCTTCGGTTCTAACGGGGTTGGCTTCAAACCCGGTATGTTCCACCGCATAGTAATAACACTCTTGAGGGGTCCACTTCAGATAGTAGCCGAGGTAATGCACCTCGATTCCAGATCCGCTTAACAATTTGTGATCAGCTGGCAGAAAACACGCCAAGTCGTTGGGATGAAAACCTTCTTTCTCAATCAACTCGCGATAGGGCAACCCAGCCAAAACGATATCATCCAAATTCTGCATGGTGAAGTAGGCCTTGTCCCTTAAAGATACGGCATTGTCCGCGATGGGGTTCCCATATTCCGCTTCGTTTTCGCCGTAAAAAATAAGTTTGATGTTGTATTGCATCGCGATCTTGGGGGCGAGATTTTTTTGGCCCAATATAAAGGTCTGAAAGGGATGAAGGATGTTTTCAATCGCGAGACGCGTGAGCTTGGCATGTGTCCGACCATTGGGCTTAAAAGTAACGTTGTCAAAACCGCCCACTTCAACCCAATTACGGAAATTTTTCCACCCAATATCCGTATAGAGAATAGGCGTCCAGGTGCAAGTCAGAGGATGCATGCCATATTTATATTTCAACACATGCGCTTGATAGGCGCTGTCCTTTCCCCCACTGCCTGGAACCAAACAATCATAGGATCCATCATTGCTGCGGTATTGGTCAAGCAGGCGAACCAACTCTTCCTCACGCTTTTTCCAATCAATGAATTGTTTTTGCTCATTGACTCGGCACGCGTCGCATATGCCGTCCTCTCCGATATGAAGAGATTTCACTTTTCGGTCTTTTCCGTGTTTGAATTCCACTGTGGAGGCCGGACGCTGGTTGGACATTACACACCGGCGGCAAAAGACAACTTCTTGAGGGAGACCGTATTTGGCCTCGAGGCTCTTATCAAATTGATCAGGGGCGATTGTGGATGACATCCGATTTCTCCTTGGAAACTGACGATGCGATAATTTTGTTTAGGTTCGAATATAACAAAAGGCCCAGCGGCCCACTGCGTTCGGGATGGAATTGAACAGCAAACACATTCCCAAATTGAACGCTCGAACAAAAAGAAGTCGAGCCATATGTGGTGGAAGAAAGAATCACTCCCGGATCCGTCGGACGAACATAATATGAATGTACGAAATAGAAATAACCGCCGGGACTGATCCCCTCCAACAAGGTTCCTTTCCATTCACGTCCCCCCAAGGGGACATTCACTTGATTCCAACCAACTTGTGGAACTTTGTATCGTTTCCCAACGGTCATTTCGGCGGGTATTTTTACTACATCTCCGTCGATAAGACAAAGTCCCTTGTGATGCCCGAATTCATGGCTTTCTCTCATCAACAATTGCAATCCCAAACATATGCCGAACAGGGGCGTCCCAGAGGCGCAAACATCGCGTAGCACTGAAACCAAATCAAGTTTGGCGAGATTGTTCATGGCATCACCAAAAGCGCCGACTCCCGGCAAAATGACCGCTGCCGCATTTAAAATTTCAGATTTATCCGATGTCAACTTTGATTCCAACCCAACATGTTCGCAAGCTCGTTTAATGCTGTATAAGTTTCCGAGGCCATAATCGATAATCGCCACTGGTTTAGAAGGTTGCATGGGTCCCTTTGGGTTCAAAT
Above is a window of Elusimicrobiota bacterium DNA encoding:
- the hisH_2 gene encoding Imidazole glycerol phosphate synthase subunit HisH, which translates into the protein MQPSKPVAIIDYGLGNLYSIKRACEHVGLESKLTSDKSEILNAAAVILPGVGAFGDAMNNLAKLDLVSVLRDVCASGTPLFGICLGLQLLMRESHEFGHHKGLCLIDGDVVKIPAEMTVGKRYKVPQVGWNQVNVPLGGREWKGTLLEGISPGGYFYFVHSYYVRPTDPGVILSSTTYGSTSFCSSVQFGNVFAVQFHPERSGPLGLLLYSNLNKIIASSVSKEKSDVIHNRP